The DNA sequence GCTGCCTGCAAAGATTTATTCCCTCAACAAAATGCGAGTTGCAGATATTGTGTGCAAAGTTCTGTTCTAAACCGTGTGGGGGATAGAAAGATAAAACAGGTCAGTGCTCATCTGCACCGCAGCAGAACGTTGGTATGTCAGATCTCGTCAATCACAAAATGGCTGTGGGTACGTATCACTTAGAAATGTGAAGAAACAACCAGAAGAAGCtatgagaagagagaaggagcaacCTTAATAGCTAGAAGTAGTTTCTTCTGGAGAATGGGAATGGAGTGGGGGAAGGTGGGAAAAAAGTCTTTTAGCCAAGTGCTATGTGACTTTGATTGAAAAAACAGAAGAGGTGACACAGATGTGGGCTGAGCCTGCTGAGGGAGAGACAGGGTGGGAAGACGGAATGTCAGCAGCTGGCGGAGGCCTGTGGAACTCTGAGCAagccttctcccctccccaatcCCCTTTATCTCGAGTAAAAGACGGGCACGGGACGAGGGATGTTGCAAAGCTCACAGGGGTGACCAGGCTGAAGGGTGCCCCCAGAAATCACTGTGCTTTCCTTCTGACTCCTAGCACGGAGGCCCCAGCAGGATGGGCTGTGGCAATCCTCTCTGGGCAGGGAAGAGAGCAGATGCGCGAGAGGACAACAGGAGGGAAGCAAGGTGGCCATCTGGCAAGCACCACCTTCTGATGATGTCACCCCTCTGCAGGCCCCGGGGGCACAGAAGCCCAGCAGAATCTGGAGCCAGCACCAGCAGCTGCCACAGCTATGGGCTGGGGGGCAGCCACTCTGCCAGCTGCCTTTTGTTGGGAGGGTTCTTCCCAGTTCAAGGCAGCGGCACGTAGTGGCCTGTACTGTTGAGCAGCATCTAGACAGTGCAGACAGGAGGCTGAAGGGCCTGGGATGATCCACTGCTGGGACCCACAGCTCGGGCTGGGAATACGCTCCTAACACACTGGCATTTACGTGCACCCCTGAAACCACGAGAAGCAGGCAAGTATTTTGGAGCTGAGAACTCTAGACTCTTAACATGTAATTTCACGTGAAAGTGTCTGATCAAGGTTAGCAGTCTGCAGGCTGCTAGTACTTCAAAGTCACTAAATATTTAAACTAGTGTTTCAAGCCATCTCCCATTATATACACagtattatttcaaaatggaCTCAGGAGGAAACAAGAACACTTGCTCTCTGACCTGTGGGCTAGAAGCAGTCTCTAACCTGACTTGATATGAACCATGCCTGATATGCAACAGGTGTTTAACAGATGatttctcagttaaaaaaaaaaaaaggaaatggacatTCTAGGCATTCAAGggtttaaaaaagacaaacatttggcttgtttccatCAATCCCCCCTCTGGGTCATCCTACTTCTCTCCCCAAGTCCCTCGTTGGGTTTGGCTATTGGATCTATCTTCCAGTTCATcgcttctctcttcttccctgtctAGTGAGCTGCTGAACCTTTACACGGAGTTTCTAAtttcctatctatctatctctatcaagagacagagagacagggtcttgctatgttgcccagggtggttttaaactcctgggctcaagcgagcctcctgcctgagcctcccaagtagctaggattacaggtgcgcaTCACCGTGCCCAGcgacagtttattttatttccagaagttccatTTGGATTTTTCTCAGAACTGCCCAGTTAATCTTGGTAGTCTCTATTCCttcattatattttcaataatcttttttatttctttaaatacacaGGTTCTATAtcccttatctaaaatgcttgagaccagaagtgtttccaattagggattttttttcagatttttggaatatttgcattatacttactggttgaacATCCTTAATCTGAAAGTGTGAAATCCGAATTGCGgcaatgagcattttctttcaGTGTCAAAAAATtatggattttggagcatttcaaattccaagttttcagatttgggatgctcaacctgcatGAAACATACTTTATATGCTATATCTGACCACGAACCTGCAGTCTTTGTAGGTTCGATCCTATAGTTGGTTGTTTTTGCTGACACTCCCCGTTGGTAGTTTGTGTCCTTATGTGTTAAGTGATTTTTGGTTGGGAATTCGTGTTCCTTGGAACTTGTCTGTGGGAATTCTTTGAGCCTAGTTTTAAAGTGTATTTCTCAAGTATGTTTCTCACGATAAGATGTGCCTGTGCTTCTCTGATTTCTGTGCCACAATGATAGTATAAAGTTTGGCCCCAAATTTACATAAGTGGGGCCTGGTGGTTGGAAATTTTCaggggagatttttttcttcccccacttTATCCAGGGCCAGGAACTATGcatcccccctctctctctcgtGAGTGTTTCTACCTCCTGGCTTGCCCACTGAGATCCCGGCTTTATTTGAGGGTCTCTGAATAGACCCTCCATCCTGCTCCAGCCTCGTCCTCCCAACCCAAGGCTGGCCGGCCAGACCCAGGCTCTAGGCTCCTGTGACCCGCAGACATCCCAGGCCCCGCAGTGGTCTGTGTTCTTTATGATGTCTGGCCTCTGGGGAGTTCCCTTATTTTCCTGCTGGTTCCTTAAAAAAGACGTATGATTTGGTATTTTTAGGTGTGCTGTCCTGGGAGGGGCTTCTGTGAGCATCTAGTCCACCACATCGCAGGAAACAAGAGGCTGGGGTTTGCACTGGTCGAAACAGGTTCTGAAACTCCACGGGGCCTGGGCCCACCCGGCCTTTCTTCAACCTCCCCCTCAGTCCCTCTGTCCTTCCGGGAACTCAGGTTACCTGCATAGAAGCTTCGTAAATCCGTGTCCAAACAGTTCTCCAGGAAGCGCCTCAGAGGTAGAATGTGCCCAACGGGGGCGGTCCAGTCTGTCAGGAAGTCTTCCACGATGTGGTGGATGGCCGCAGGCCGAGGCAGGGGCCAGTGCGCGGGGCGGAATGTCACCTCCTGTTctgtggggggagagggggcCCCGTCAGAGCTGAGAGGCTGGCCGTCCTGCCCTCCAGCCGACATCCCAGACGCCTCCCTCACTCACTCACGCCCCGCTGTCCCGACGCTCCTGCACTGGGCTGTGGCCAGCTTGTTCACCAGCCCTCTCCAAATACGTGGAGGGCTGACGTGAGGAAGAGGAACTAGGCTCGTCTCTGTGGTCTCAGAGCGCAGAACTAAGACCAGTAACTTGCAGTCGGTGTTTCTCTAAGACTCACATGGACAAAGGTCTATTGTGGCTGCCTGAAAACAGGTCTTTCCGTGGGAAGATTCAGAGGCCCTGCCCTGAGAGGGTCTCAGAGCTCACAGCGTCCAGCTTCCCACTGGCGTGGCCTCCCTTCCGTGGTGTCCCTGTCAGATGGCCACCAAGCCATGACTTGAGCATCCTGTCCTGGGAAACCTGATTTTGGAGCTGCCCAGTTCCACGGCTGAGCAGCTCTCATACTAGTTGCTCCTTATGTTGACTACAGACCCCCTTCCCTGTCACTTCCACCTGTTGATACCATCTCCGCCCTTGGGGACAGCTCCTAGTAGGCCACGCTCTTCCACGTGACTGCCCTTCAGGCTCTGCAGCAGGAGCTGTGTTCCCCAGGTGGTCCGTGTGTGGGCAGCTACACTGTGCCGGCACGCGCTGGCATTCTGCGTACACTGTCAGACTTACCTTCACGCCGTCCCACAAGGAAGGGACTATTGCAATCCTCACAGGTGAGGAGgttgaggatcagagaggttaagtaatggtccagggtcacacagtgacGAAAGGACATAGCTGGGAATGTCGCTCAGCTGTTCTGTACTGTGTCAACCAGCCCCAGTTCCTTCTAATAGTATGCagatcctccctcccccaccacggGCAGCTTCCTTTGGAGACCCTGCAGGGTGACCCCGTCCCTCCTACTCTGTGGTGCCTTGGAGGAGGGCCTGACAATCTACGTGTGGCTGGTGCAGGTGACAACATGTGCCAGAATCTGCAAGCATCATTTATCATTCTCacacctcctgcccctgcctggtcTCTAGGTGGAGTCCCCCAGGGGTCCCTCTTCTGTCAGCTGAGGGTGTTGCGTGAAGGTTCAGTGGTGACAACTCTACAGACAGGGTCCGAGGAACGCCACCTCTAGAAGGCGCCTGCTTGGGGAGGGCAGCGGTGGCTCACCGGTGGGGAGCTGTCTGTAGTAGTAGATGACAGGATGCAGGAAGTTGGACTGCCAGGCGTCTTCCGTGTGCCCCACAGACCGGTCGTGAAAAAAGACGTCCTTGTCAGGTCCAGAGAAATTTTTGCCATATTCCATGTTGACAACGAAGAGCCCGTGCCTTGCCTTCCTCCCTGTGAGGGTCTCCAGCTGGGGCAGCATCAGCATGGGGAACTCCTCCAGGTACTCGAAGGCGGTGGCATTCCTGGGGAGAACGGCAGCACGGGGGACCCTCAGCGCTGTGGCAGAGGGAGGGCATGTCGCTTgggcgcgcgtgtgcctgtgccTCCAGGAAGTGTCAATCAAGTAGTGCACAGACTCCGATCAACTCCACACACCTCACTTGAATGTGATTGTCACAGCTGAGCCCTCGCTAACACATGGGACAGATGCCAGAAAACCGTGTGACCTGAAATGGATATTTGGAAGAGTGTTCCAGATTGCAGGAACAATAAGAGAAAAGCCCTAATGAGGGAGTGAATGCCTTGTTGCATTCAAGGAGCAGGAAGAGGCCAGCGTGGCTAAGCGGAGTGAACGGGGCAGAGGGCGGGAGGTCTGCAGGGTGGGGGTCAAGGGGGGCTGTGCCTGTCACGACAGCAAGTGCAGATTTCACCTGGATGGAGAAGGGAAGCTGCTGGCCGTGGGGGACACTGAGCACAGAGAGGACCACTCTGGCCACGGTGCTGAGAACAGACCACGGGCCAACGGTGGGAGGCTGTCCAGTCGGCGCAGGTGAGGGATGCTGGTGATGTGCACCAAGGTGGCAGGTGGAGCTAGTGAGAGCTGGTCAGATTCTACACGTAACTAGAAGGTAGAGGTGACAGGACCTGCCCACAGTTTGAATGTGGGTGTCATTCGAGAGAGGGGCACCAGAGGTGTTGGTGATGTGAGGTTTGTGCGCAGAGCATGTCCCTGAACTTGGTGTGCTGTGACACTCCCTGCCTTTGGATCAGGCTGTGCCCCAGGTGAGAGGAACTGGTTGTTCCTCCGCTGTCACCTGCCACCTCTCCTGAGTGCCCCTACCCCTCTGGGCTCTGCACTGCGTCCTTCTCGGGAACTGTCTGTCCTCTGTGATCTGCCGCTCATCCTTGATTGCTAAGGACCATGACCAGCGTGGCCTGGCCCGAGGGAACTCTCAGACCTGCACTGCAGGTGCCTCACAGTTACCTTGTTCACTGTTTATCTACTTGGTGCCAAACGCTTTCTATGAGTgacctttcctcctcccttcagTGCTGCAAGGTAGGCATGattatccccactttgcagatgaggcgagaaaggctcagagaggctaaccAACTTGGCTGAAGTCACACAGCACGAGAGTGGTAAACATGGGGTTCGCTCTCAGGAACGTCTGACTGTCTGTTGATTTCACTGATTTTTACCCTGCTCCCCCCTTGCAGGATTCATCTTAGTAAGGAACAACTGGGTATTCCACACCTGGAATAGGCACCCCGCGCTATGGCAGGGTGTGGGTGAaagaggggtggggacaggctaCTCACTCCTTCAACAGGATGACATCGGCCAGCACGCTGAACATCTGGTAGAGCCCAGAAGCCTCGTTCACGCGCCGGATGATGGAGCTGGTCAGCTGTGTGATGGGGAGCTCGGTGGAGGGCCAGGCGATGCCGTGGTGGCGGTACTCCAGGAGCCGGTGGACGGCTCGCGCTGAAACGGCCAGAGCAGGAATGGCACGTGCACTTTTTACCTCTGGTCACAGTGGGGGCGGGGGACGTATAGGCCTCTTTGACCCCTTGGGACCCAACACACACTTGTTTCCTGGAAAGGGCCGGATGGTCAGTATTCTCTGCTCTGTGGGCCGCACACTACTCCGCGACGCTGCTCGGCGCTGGCCCCGAGTGTGAAGGCAGCCAGAGGACAGAGAAAGTGGGGCACGGCTGCATTCGGGCCACAGGCCAGCGTCGGTCCACGCTGCCGTAGGCCGTCTGCACGTGGGAGCCCCCGACCCTCACCTCACGCGAGGAAGGTCAAAACCAGACCCAGGGCCTTCCTCGGAAACCTCTCCCCGGGCGCAGGCCCTGTTTCCGTCAGAGTCGCCCCAGGAAAGCTGATTGCTCCCGTGCTTTCCCGCCCCAATCCAGCCTGCCCCTAGCTGCTACTTGGAGATGCCCTGTCTGTCAGGATACAAGGCCACTGCCGTCTGAAACAGCAGGGAGCTGGTCCTCCTACACCCGGGGCTGCCGCACACAGCTGTGGGATTGGTATGTCACACGCACGCGCCTGCTCTTCCAAAACTAATCAATAAACACCCAAATCCAATAAAGGTGAGGGCACGCAGACAGCTCCCAGGAAAGGAAACCCACGGGGCCAATAACCACAGGAGATGCTCGGCCTCGCCAGGCGGCTGGCTCGCTGAGGAAGCGACGGTTAGGATGGTTTTGCAAAAGGTTTAGGGATCATGCAGGTAGACAAGTGCGGGGCGGGTGCCCTGGACAAAGGAAGAATGTATGCACTGTATAACCTGGAGACAGCCCGGCACAATTGAAGAGCAGGGTTTGTGTGGCGAGGAGGCGCAGGATGAGACTGGAGGGGGGTCTGGTGTGGCCCTCGCAGAGCCATCGATGCCGCTGGGGAGCTGGGGCTCTCCCTGGGAGAATGTGGAGCCGCTGAGCGGAGGAAGGAcgagatttttttgtttcaagaAAGGTTGTTTTGGCGGGTACCATGGCGGTGGGACGGAAACTCAGAGGGACCAGGAGGAGCAGtcaggggagacaaagaggccGCCAGCCAGGTGAAGGCAAGGCAGGGACGGACTGGACAGCGACTCAGCAGGGGGAGCGGACAGGGCTGCCGGCGCGCCCCGCCTCCCACCACCTTTATCTTCTGTTTCCCTCTGCCTGTCTGCTTGTTTCCCTTGGGACTGTTTCTCAGGGGAGCGACGAGCAAGGTCCGGGCAGACCCTGCTGTGTACATGCACACTGTCCCTCTCCCCAGCAGGGTCCTGATCACTCTGCGGGCACAGCAACGGGTGGCCTGCACACCCACGATTGTTCCCCATCTGGTTGAAGCTCAATGGTTAGGTGTGAGCTTTAGAGTCAGACAGGTGTGGATTCAAATTCCACCCCTGCCATCCActggctgggtgactttgggcaagtaacttaacctctctgtgccccagtttccttatcttggAAATGGAGTTGAAATATCTGTGTCATGGGCTCTTGTGAAGATTAAGTATGTGAGCTGGGGAAAGAACATGGGACTGAAGGAGGCAAGAGAGACAGGACAGTACCTGTCAGgacagagggacagggagggcaACATGCCTAGGAATGACACGGATTTCTTACTGGGGACACACGGCTGAAGAGACGCTCttcacattgtgtgtgtgtgcattcaaTCTGCAAATATTTTGGCTTTCAGATGGTTAGAAGCCTCTCCCCGGCTTCCTTCCCCGACAGCATGCATGGGGTACAGGCTGTGTCACCTGGAAATCCACGGCAACATATGAGTATCTTTCCCAGCCAAACCGAAGGACATTGAAATGCAGAAACTAGCACTAAGGCAATGCGAGGCATCACATTAAATACAGAAATGTTGGGATGTGTGACGCAGGACCCTTCTGGTTTTTATGGCAAAATTAACTGGCCCATAAACACCCACCATGCAATAAAGCACCCACCCAAGGTGCCACTGTCTGCAGTGGCTGTGGGGCTGCTGGTGGGACCTTCCATTGTCACCCTACTGTTTCCAAAGGCAGGCATGGATTCAGCAGGGGCAGACAGCTGCTTTCCAGGGCTGCTGAAATGAGTTCATGCACGCACGACAACGACAGGAGTGGAGAGCGTCCTCCTCAAGAGAGCCAGCTGTGACGGCCAACAGAACGCCACAATGCCTTGATCTGCACTGGGGAGGCTGCGGCGCGGAGCCTCCCCCACGTACAAGTtatgtgttattttatatttccccAAGTGTCTATAATGAGCCTGGTAGGGAAAGATGGgactatatttagaaaaaaatatggtgGAGTTGAGTccagtctgtctcccccactgcaAAGCCCGCTGCAGTGATCCCTCACCCATCACCATGGCCCATCTCAAAtacagtcttaaaaaaaagaaaagaaaagtaaaaaatatgaacattgaATGTCTTGGGGTGGCAGATTACTTCCCTCATTCtctctgttttccaaatttcCGATGATCGGCCATAAGCTTATTATGATTCCGTTCTTCCAGATGGACTCCCCAAAGTGAATACTCATATCTGACCGTGAGTTTCAACAAGCGGCTTGTCCTTTGGAGAAGGTTACTGATAGGAGGGGGATCACCTAATGTTTACAGACTCTCTCCTCCCTATGGAGGGCGCTGGTTTGCTTTCTGCGGGAGAGAAAACCTTTGTACAAACTATTTTTTGACAAAGTGCCTGGGTCTTGGAGTTCAGTCTGTGACAGTGAGGAAACCACCaaaactctgagcctcagttgctcCTTCAGGAAAATGGAGATTCACACCCACGTCCAAGGGCACTGGCCACACTGCCAGGGCCCTGTTCACGCCGCTCAGCGCACTGAAGACAGGCGGGCCGCGTGAGTCCATTTCTCCCCTTGCTCTCTAGTTCCCATTTAGCCTTAAAACCACAAAGCCTCAATTTCCGGTTGGGGATTATTCTAGTGCAATGAacagaattatgttttaaaaagatactttagTATTTTATTTGCAAACATTCTCAAGTTAGCACAAAACTTATACCCTCAGTACTAAGAGTTCTGAAAAAGAACTGATATAATCCAGTTGcaatttttattgaaatctgTCAGTATCCagagagtctgtgtgtgtgtgcgtgatgCTTTATAGCAGCAAGGTGCCCAGGTGCCGCCTTATGTAGCCCCTGACGGTGGAGAGTTCACCTGTTTACAGCTAAGCCCCAACAGGGCTTAGAGGGGTTAAAGCTTCACCTTTCAGACCACCCAGCTGGGGAGGAACCTGCCTGGCATCCTTGCCAGTGCACGGTGCTAAACCTGCAGGGGACTTATGCACGTAACACGCCACCCCCGAAGTATCCATTTTTACACTTTATCCTGACACCTTTCTGGACACATTCTCAGACCACCTGTTGTCATCTACCCCAGGTAGGGAATTTATGACAGTCAACCACTGATTAGCAATCTCTTAATGCTTCTGGAAATCAGGAGTGTGTTTCTAAGCCCTGGGGATACTGATGGTGGTTCTGTCTGGGGACAGCAGCCCTCTCAGCTGGGCTCACCTGTGTACCGGAATCCGTGGATGAAGCCCCCAGCAGATCTCCTGTAGTCCACCGAGTGGCTGGCAGTACCCAGGATAAAAAGACCCCGGCTCCCTTTGGACTCATAGCTGGCTCGGATCAGTGGGTACTTCGTGTCGAATGGATTCCCCGAACTGAGTCTGAGGGACCTGTGAGTGGAAAGGGTTGTTAATAAAAATAGCTGCTGTGTACGAAGCACTTATCACAGGCCTGGCACGAAGTGCTTTACATtaaacctcaccatgatcctGGAAGTGGGTGTCATCATtgccatttaacagatgaagcaACTGATGCTCAGGTTAAGGACATGGCGGGACAGAGCCAGGATCCAAGTCTGACTCAAGGCTGGGCTCTGAACCAAGACCGGGTCCTGCTGTCATCTAATGGGAAAGGAGGGTCTGCACAGGCCCACCagcttttccttgttcttttgtgCGCTGGTCAGAAGGCAAATGAAAGACTGggtggttgctttttttttttttgttaagagatggggtcttgctctgtcacccaggctggagtgcagtgatgcagtcacagctcactgtagcctcaaactcctgggctccagccatcttcccacctcagtctgaatAGCTAAGACTACCCATataccaccttgcccagctaattttttttttttgtagagatggggatctcactatgttgtccaggctggtcttgaactcctgggctccaacgaTCCTTGCACCTTGGCCTTATacggtgctgggattacaagcgtgggCCACCATGCTCTGCCAGGATGGCTGCTTTGGTATCAAGCCTCACAGGGTATTGGGCAGCAATATTTGGGACTAGGCTCTATAAAGCAGTTCTtcaaaatacaattataaataattttagcaaCTAACATTTTATTGAGCATATAGTATACGCTAAGCGCTTTCTTATATTAATCTTCACAATTACCATATGAGAAAGGaattattaatcccattttagagatgaagaaactggggcacagCATGGTTAAGGAACTCTCCCAGAGTTTGCAGATTTGGTAAGCAGACAATCTCGGGccgactccagagcctgtgctctgaGCCTCCATGCTACACTGCCTTCCAGCAAATTCACCTTCATGTTCTGCCTGAGCTTGATTTCCCATCTCGCAGGTAGAGGCTCTCAAAGCAAACCAagacctgctgctgctgctcccccaGGACAGAGGGCCTCACGGCCACCTTGGGACCCACAGTGGACAGACAGCTTGTGTCCTGAGAGGGAGACCAGGCAGCACTCACATCCATTCTTAGACTGCTGTCCTGAAAGCCCTGTCGCTGGCCTACTGAATGGCCACTGTGTTCCCTCAGGGAGGGGTCAGAAGGGGTTCGCCAAGAGATCCTACCTCCTCCCCCATTTGGACTCACTTATTGAAAATGGAGAAATCAAAGTTCCAGCCCAGGCAGCGGATGACCCGGTCATAGGCCACACGCATGGCAAAGTTGTCATGGTTGTCCTGGGGGAGGGTGATGGAGTCAGCACTCTGGTTGGTGTTGTTTTCCTCCAGGAAGAATTTCAAGGTGACGTGGAACTTGCCTTCGCGGTCCTTCAGGATGGCCAGATCTGTCAGGTCAGACTCGAGCAGCCCGTCCAGGGACTTCAGCTGGTAGGTGTCCAGCAGGCCATTGTTGATGGCTCTGGGGCCCAAAGAGAATGCAAAGGAGGGGTGGTTAGTCCAGCTGGGATCAGGAAAGGCTTTTGGGGAGTACTCCCCACATTTTGGGCTTACACTACAGCACACACAAGCAGCGATGTGGCATACCTGAGGTCTCCAACGTAGTGGGTGGCCCAGGACAGCCGGACCCGGGAGCGGCTCAGCATGTGGATAAAGTTTGTGACCCCCAAGATGTTCTCTGCCGTCTCAAAGGCTGAGTTCCCACGGCCCAGGATCAGCACATTCTGACCCACAAAGTCCTCCGGGTCCACAGACACGGACTCATAACCTTCCACATATTCGGAGCCAGGGAAGTTAACTTGGTTGGGGACTGACAAACCAGTGGCTACAAGAAGGACACTGCAGGTGGGGACAGAGGAAAGATGGCTTAGTCTCTTAGCTATAAGACCACTAAGTGAAAATCACTCTCTGGGCCCACCTGCCACACCCCGACTACTGGCtcttaaaagaaaagaggaggatgttcattcattcattcatctgtttctTGAACTACCCCAGTGGACCCAAGATACTCCACCTCTGCCCCTCACTGAGCTCACAGTCCAGAGGGCACACGTTCTCCTGTCCTAGGGATTAATAATGCTGTCTGAGGAGGAGGTGACACTGCAAGAAACTGAGTAATTCATTTAAGTTTGAATACAGCAATCAGAGCAAGTATCACCCTTGATGATGGAAATGAACCCTGACATTCTCCTCTTCCGTTTCTGACTTGTCTAGCGCTGCAAATGTCCACTGAGCAGTAATTCCataccaggccctgtgctaagtgtGTCTGTACATCATCTCAGGCACTTCTCAAAGCAACCCTGAGTTGGTGTCACGTGGCCtgctttacaggtgaggagacaCAGGCCATGTGGGCCCATGGCCTGAAGCTCTTAAGGTCAGCAGGCCTACCTAGGTCTGATTCCAAAGTCCCGCTCTGTATACTGGTGGGGATTACAACCAGGTGGTGGGCAGCTCGAAGCTGGATCCTACCAGCCTGCAGAAGAACGATTTGACCACAGGGTGGTTTCAAACGCAGAACTGCAGGGCCTGCAGAGGGGCACATACAGCCCCACCAAGCCTTGCTCTCTGACCCTTGTCTGCTCTGCTCCACGGTAGCGCAGCTGCCTAAGATGCAAGAGTCCACGCCGGTGTAACCATTCTTTCCCCAGGCTGTAACAGGCAAG is a window from the Eulemur rufifrons isolate Redbay chromosome 16, OSU_ERuf_1, whole genome shotgun sequence genome containing:
- the FOXRED2 gene encoding FAD-dependent oxidoreductase domain-containing protein 2 isoform X2, whose protein sequence is MGLSAAAPLWGPPGLLLTIALHPALSVRPAKAPATPHRDYCVLGAGPAGLQMAYFLQRAGRDYAVFERAPGPGSFFTRYPRHRKLISINKRFTGKANAEFNLRHDWNSLLSHDPQLLFRHYSRAYFPDAHDMVRYLGDFAGRLGLHVLYNTTITYVTLDKDGQAWNGHYFILTDQTGQAYQCSVLLVATGLSVPNQVNFPGSEYVEGYESVSVDPEDFVGQNVLILGRGNSAFETAENILGVTNFIHMLSRSRVRLSWATHYVGDLRSLRLSSGNPFDTKYPLIRASYESKGSRGLFILGTASHSVDYRRSAGGFIHGFRYTARAVHRLLEYRHHGIAWPSTELPITQLTSSIIRRVNEASGLYQMFSVLADVILLKENATAFEYLEEFPMLMLPQLETLTGRKARHGLFVVNMEYGKNFSGPDKDVFFHDRSVGHTEDAWQSNFLHPVIYYYRQLPTEQEVTFRPAHWPLPRPAAIHHIVEDFLTDWTAPVGHILPLRRFLENCLDTDLRSFYAESCFLFALTRQKLPPFCQQGYLRMQGLASTESLRQHGVESRLLRDYAAVGRPLEDSRQRPGDHGPVGAPPDPGPPVQSLDSNKEEL
- the FOXRED2 gene encoding FAD-dependent oxidoreductase domain-containing protein 2 isoform X1, yielding MGLSAAAPLWGPPGLLLTIALHPALSVRPAKAPATPHRDYCVLGAGPAGLQMAYFLQRAGRDYAVFERAPGPGSFFTRYPRHRKLISINKRFTGKANAEFNLRHDWNSLLSHDPQLLFRHYSRAYFPDAHDMVRYLGDFAGRLGLHVLYNTTITYVTLDKDGQAWNGHYFILTDQTGQAYQCSVLLVATGLSVPNQVNFPGSEYVEGYESVSVDPEDFVGQNVLILGRGNSAFETAENILGVTNFIHMLSRSRVRLSWATHYVGDLRAINNGLLDTYQLKSLDGLLESDLTDLAILKDREGKFHVTLKFFLEENNTNQSADSITLPQDNHDNFAMRVAYDRVIRCLGWNFDFSIFNKSLRLSSGNPFDTKYPLIRASYESKGSRGLFILGTASHSVDYRRSAGGFIHGFRYTARAVHRLLEYRHHGIAWPSTELPITQLTSSIIRRVNEASGLYQMFSVLADVILLKENATAFEYLEEFPMLMLPQLETLTGRKARHGLFVVNMEYGKNFSGPDKDVFFHDRSVGHTEDAWQSNFLHPVIYYYRQLPTEQEVTFRPAHWPLPRPAAIHHIVEDFLTDWTAPVGHILPLRRFLENCLDTDLRSFYAESCFLFALTRQKLPPFCQQGYLRMQGLASTESLRQHGVESRLLRDYAAVGRPLEDSRQRPGDHGPVGAPPDPGPPVQSLDSNKEEL